In Chlorobiota bacterium, the sequence GATGGGGCCGGTTCGTGGGTTCGCAAGATAAATTCTTTCCGCGCCAGGGCGTGCCCACGGCGGGAGCGGAAAACGGAAGCAGCCCCTGTTTCACCATGTTGGTTGGAACAGAGGCTGCAAGATTGTGTGCGAAGGTCGTGCGCTTTTTTTGATACCGGCGGCGTGCCTTGCTGTGGGCAAGGGGCTACTGCCGGTGGCCGCCACTAACGGTTCTTCTTCTTGTGGCGATTCTTGCGCAGTCTCTTTTTCCGCTTGTGCGTGGCCATTTTATGGCGTTTCCGCTTCTTTCCGCAGGGCATGGTTGTCTCTCCGAAAAACGTTGAATGTATGAGTTGTTTGTTCTGACTGGTTCCAAAAAAGGGACTGCAAATATAGTCCGCTCGGTTCAAAATGCCGCCACTTTTGGCAGATTTCTTTTTGCCGCAACAAACTGCTACCTGCTGGCATCCTGTGGCTGCGCGGGCTGCCCGGGGCCGGGGTGGGCGGTTTTCAGCATCTCCAAAATCTGCTTGGCACGCTCGGCTTGTGGGGAGCTTGGCGCGGTGGTGATAACCTCCTGCAACCACAACCGCGTGCTGTCGCGGTCCCGCTTGCTGATGTAAAACATGGCAAGGTTGTACGAAGCGTTGACGTGATCGCGGAACTCCTTCGTCACCCGCTGAAGCTCGGCAATTGCGTCGTCCACCAAGCCCAGCTCGAACATCGCCGTTGCCATGTCGGTGCGGACATCGGGGTTTTTGGGATCGGTTTTCAGATAGGTGCGGTAGTTCGGAACCGCATCGCTGAAGAGCTTGGCATCGTACTGGGCGTTGGCAAGCATCAGCCATGCTTTGGTATTGTTCGGGCTTTGCTTGGTGACGGTTATCAAGGAGTCAATCAGCTTCAACAACTCTGGCGATGCCGCTTGCGCGGTTGGCGGATGCCCCGCCGGAAGCTCTTCTTGATTCCCCGCACCGTTTCCCCCTTGCGTTGCTGGTGCCCCGGGTGCGGGTTTCTCAACCGGAGCCGAAACCACATAGAGGACGAAGGTCATTCCAATGGCAGCGATTGCGGCCATCATGTAGCCCAAGCTCATCGAACGCTGGCGTGGGGAATCGGGGATTGCTAGCTGCGAAACCTGCTGCGGCGTTGCTGCTTCCGGGGCTGCTGCGGCTCCGGTGTGGGCTGGCAATGGCTCGCCACAGGTTGAGCACGCCACCGCCGATGCCAGATTGACGGCCCCGCAAACCGAACAGGCGCGTTTGCTATTCTCCATTGCCTTCCTCCTTTCCCCGCTTAATCTCGCGGTCAACGAACTGGC encodes:
- a CDS encoding tetratricopeptide repeat protein, with product MENSKRACSVCGAVNLASAVACSTCGEPLPAHTGAAAAPEAATPQQVSQLAIPDSPRQRSMSLGYMMAAIAAIGMTFVLYVVSAPVEKPAPGAPATQGGNGAGNQEELPAGHPPTAQAASPELLKLIDSLITVTKQSPNNTKAWLMLANAQYDAKLFSDAVPNYRTYLKTDPKNPDVRTDMATAMFELGLVDDAIAELQRVTKEFRDHVNASYNLAMFYISKRDRDSTRLWLQEVITTAPSSPQAERAKQILEMLKTAHPGPGQPAQPQDASR